One Ranitomeya imitator isolate aRanImi1 chromosome 1, aRanImi1.pri, whole genome shotgun sequence DNA window includes the following coding sequences:
- the PIK3IP1 gene encoding phosphoinositide-3-kinase-interacting protein 1: protein MVLPRLLILLLGCQLLGATPAPSNDHDIPEISATLQPSEMPEESTTAEQDSFQAPDQVNVAQPVISISERVQVKTRDKKDLGTLGYVLGILMVVIIIAIGSGIVVGYIYKRGQDLKQKHDQEIEDRRLQRINLPLSAFSNPSCDLIDETTIEVSASHTPNVAQEGTVPLMDSAGTPGA, encoded by the exons ATGGTGCTGCCCCGGCTCCTCATCCTGCTCCTGGGCTGCCAGCTGCTGGGCGCCACACCAG CTCCTAGCAATGACCATGATATACCGGAAATATCTGCAACTCTGCAGCCTTCAGAGATGCCAGAGGAATCAACGACGGCCGAGCAGGACAGTTTCCAGGCGCCAGATCAAGTCAATGTGGCACAGCCTGTAATTAGCATCAGCGAGCGAGTCCAAGTCAAAACCCGTGACAAGAAGGATCTGGGGACATTAG GCTATGTCCTGGGAATCCTTATGGTTGTAATAATCATAGCCATTGGTAGTGGCATTGTTGTGGGATACATATACAAAAG GGGCCAAGATTTAAAGCAAAAGCATGACCAGGAGATTGAGGACAGGCGGCTTCAGAGGATAAATCTTCCATTATCTGCCTTCTCAAACCCTTCATGTGACCTAATAGATGAGACCACAATAGAGGTGTCCGCTTCTCACACCCCAAATGTAGCACAAGAAGGTACTGTCCCACTAATGGACAGTGCGGGAACCCCAGGAGCATGA